Genomic DNA from Plodia interpunctella isolate USDA-ARS_2022_Savannah chromosome 23, ilPloInte3.2, whole genome shotgun sequence:
GATTACTTTGGGAAGATTTGTCTTCCAAATGAGATTTACCTGTAAAGTTGAAAAGTAAAAGGCGAAGCGTTGATGCCGACGGGCAGCGGGCCTATTGTGGCTAGCGCACGCTCCATGCCTTCTTCGTCTCCTGCAGGTAACATCGCCCACCTGCGCGGGCGCACGTTTCCTCTATGTGCGGATATGCGACAACGACCACGCTGGAAAGTACGATCTCAGTTGGTTAGACCTAAGTTTAGCCTTTATGGTTACGGCTAGTCAAGTAGGTGCAGCTGGTCACAGATGGTTACACCTGTGTGTATCGTGATTATCTTCCGGTAGATTTAGGTTAAGCCGCTATCCTTCTGTTATGTTTTGTGTTGTGATATGAAGGGAACGTCAATTAAACACCAGCTCGTGGGATAGATTGACTTTATTCAATCACCCAACTACCCACATTCCTAAACCTTCCGGTTAGACCTATATGAAGCAAATTGCAGATGTTTACACCTAGGTATAACCTGCTTGTCTCCCGCTAGATTTAGGGTTACCACCCTATTTCAGATAGGTTTAGTCAAACTTCATGACGATAatacaattcaaatattatctctcatctgagcgtcaattttgatttatttaaacatttaatcaTCAATCATACTCAAGTTTACGACaggttttattgaaaaataacggcccatcccggcttcgctcgtctaaaaacataataaattatacaatcaaACCTTTCACAGGAATCACTCACACACAtctggtgaaaactgcatgaaaatccgaagtcgttgagtttatcgtgaacagacagacgcggtagaggactatgttttataatatgtaagaattaaTGGAAATAGCTGGCGGCCCACGACATAGATGGTCCAGTTATTGTTCAGTTGTTGTCTGGTTAGCGTAGATGGAAAGAGTACCACCTATTCACAGTAGTTGGTCACACCTTTGTGACCAACTACTTCTACTCTTCAGCCCTTGCTGAAGagcagacagacaaacaagcAGGACATGCGATATCAATGCCTATTACAATATATGTGTTTTACACGCGCGTTGCAGACTTTGAGGCATAAGTGGGTTTACTACCAGtatttacaaagttttttCCCAGAAAGTCGGGCAGAAACCCAACTCTCAAGATGCCACTGATACTGCCTTTCATAATACAGTTTGCTCCAGTATCCAAGGCTCTTGCGGAGGGCTGTACATGACGATGATTACCTTTCCAGTGTAGGGGTAGTGTCGCTCCATGAGCAGGCCTTCCCTGGCCACGTACCGGAGCGCCGCGCGCAGGGAGCCCCCGTCGCAGCCCATGTTACCGTCTACAATGCTGCAGTCCACTATCTGTTGGGGACTGAAGTATAATTCCCATTAAATCTTTCTATCTTTCTTAAGTTTCTTAACTTCGCGTCTTCCCGGTTGCATTAACgggtaaattttgaagatctGGCTCCGATTTTATGATCAGCCAGAAGATTTAGATGTATTATGGTCTTACCCgagcaaatataaaatatccattAAGTTACTAGGGTATATATCTGTGGCCCAGGGCTGAGAGGGCTGGCGTAGATGGAGGGAATGCTCAGCAGTAGGTCACAGAGGGCCGAAGatcaaacagacagacaagcagGATATGCGTTCCATTATGCCTGCTACACTGCGAGTTTCATACGCGCGTTTCTGACTTTAAAGTCTAGGTTATTATCCCCTTGTTCATCACAGTATACCTGGTTTGCTCTTCAAAGCTTCATACCTCAGTTCACTCCAGTCTCCATGCCTCTTATACAGCTGAGCTTGTACGGCGTGTGCCACAGCGAACGCGTAACAAGCGCCACATTTGTGTTGCTCCTCCAAGCGAGGCTTAAACCCCTTACTGCGCCAGTCCACCTTAAGATACAAAGGACATTAGTTTGGCATTGtagaatcaaaaatatatccgTTTACACCAATATTGCATTTGATCtgaatacctatatatagataaatatccaagacccgaccCAGGTCAgtctgaaatatataattttacatcaGACCTGAAcaggaatcgaacccgggacttgcAAAGTAGTAGtctaaacaacaaaacaaagtaGTAATGTGCGTATTGGGTTACAGAGGTCGTCAAGCCAGTAGGAGTCCACACTACCAGGCCAGTAGATTTTTTCCCAGTCAAACTATTTTTCGCAGACAAAAGtcccaaaaataaaattcgagAGAagtgtctgtatgtctgtcagTGGcatagcagccaaacggccgaaccgattttgatctactTACCTTCAGAGGCGTTTTCCGATGGATAATGTTTCTATAAGTAGTTTTGCGGCGATCCTCGGCAGAGTCGAATAGTGGTATAGTGTCAAACAGCTTGAgtattttcttgaaatattcCGTTACGccctaaaatttaaaactaatttatcaaATCTTATCTTTTGGTTCAAAGGTTTCTTAACCATTGGACCACCACCGCATTAGCAATAATAGTTTCAATTATTCATTAGTGGCAAGTTATCGCATACAcgctagtgaacttaaactctCAACCAGTCTTGTCTGTGTTACTTACTAAATCTCCAAAATGATTTAAATGCAGTGAGTAGCTCAGTTCTCCAGCCAAATATCGCCTGTTGTGCTCCGCCACTCGACGCAAGTTTTCCAGCCAGTTTGATTGTGCTGCCATCTCGTGGCGTTGTGTcggatactttttattgtatacagactaaaaaaaatatacataatatcttGGAAAAGTAATCTGCAAAAACCATCAGCATTTTTCATTGCCACAATCTATTCCGTAATATTTCTGTATAATGCTTAAAAACATACAgaaaataagaaacaaaatatgttttgaagTTTTTGTGAGATTAAGACAAACTATAAACTGTTCacgttaattatattttatgtcactCTTCAACTATCTAAACACCAAAAATCACGTCAAGccaatgctccgttttgacgtaaATGAAGGACAAATTACTACATTAGTACATtcacaagtttttataa
This window encodes:
- the LOC128680265 gene encoding cathepsin S-like, whose amino-acid sequence is MWSLLLQVIRLHNKMKIIFVLLQISLISTSFLNETYKIKSLLNKYKNSLQCNRIKRCTDLDKSLDAFVEKTVNFFGKSQRFGEVLSYMNVSECVKSDGVLEDSSYIKRHILDGLLLEHNVSESHWHEYKSVYNKKYPTQRHEMAAQSNWLENLRRVAEHNRRYLAGELSYSLHLNHFGDLGVTEYFKKILKLFDTIPLFDSAEDRRKTTYRNIIHRKTPLKVDWRSKGFKPRLEEQHKCGACYAFAVAHAVQAQLYKRHGDWSELSPQQIVDCSIVDGNMGCDGGSLRAALRYVAREGLLMERHYPYTGKRGRCRISAHRGNVRPRRWAMLPAGDEEGMERALATIGPLPVGINASPFTFQLYRSGIYDDPFCFPWTLNHAMLLVGYTPDYWVLLNWWGKKWGEGGYMRIRRGSNRCGVANMAAYVEL